One stretch of Bacteroidales bacterium DNA includes these proteins:
- a CDS encoding DUF3820 family protein yields the protein MQDLPLPSHNPKLLTDLVTMEMPYGKYKGYKLCEIPEYYLVWMHSKGFPKGKLGMLLSTLYEIKLNGLEYLLKNLKVKR from the coding sequence ATGCAAGATCTTCCTCTACCCTCCCACAACCCAAAACTCCTAACTGATTTGGTAACGATGGAAATGCCCTACGGAAAATACAAGGGATACAAACTGTGTGAAATTCCTGAGTACTACCTTGTTTGGATGCACAGCAAAGGGTTTCCTAAAGGAAAACTAGGAATGCTACTTTCAACACTTTATGAAATCAAACTAAATGGGCTAGAATACTTACTAAAAAACCTAAAAGTTAAGAGGTGA